One segment of Vidua macroura isolate BioBank_ID:100142 chromosome 24, ASM2450914v1, whole genome shotgun sequence DNA contains the following:
- the SYT2 gene encoding synaptotagmin-2, which yields MTFKQASMMAPEATASTLPMSTMENSTEAAGPGESKEDMFTKLRDKFMNELNKIPLPPWALIAIAVVAGLLILTCCFCICKKCCCKKKKNKKEKGKGMKNAMNMKDMKSGNQDDDDAETGLTEGEGEEEEKEPENLGKLQFSLDYDFQANQLTVGILQAAELPALDMGGTSDPYVKVFLLPDKKKKYETKVQKKTLNPAFNETFTFKVPYQELGGKTLVMAIYDFDRFSKHDIIGEVKVPMNTVDLGQPIEEWRDLQSGEKEEPEKLGDICISLRYVPTAGKLTVCILEAKNLKKMDVGGLSDPYVKIHLLQNGKRLKKKKTTVKKKTLNPYFNESFSFEIPFEQIQKVQVVITVLDYDKLGKNEAIGKIFTGLNSTGTELRHWSDMLANPRRPIAQWHSLKPEEEVDAALGKNK from the exons ATGACGTTCAAGCAAGCGTCCATGATGGCCCCAGAGGCCACAGCCAGCACGCTGCCCATGAGCACGATGGAGAACTCCACTGAGGCTGCGGGGCCAGGCGAGAGCAAGGAGGACATGTTCACCAAGCTGAGGGACAAGTTCATGAATGAGCTCAACAAGATCCCCT TGCCACCCTGGGCCCTCATCGCCATCGCAGTTGTGGCCGGACTCCTCATCCTCACCTGTTGCTTCTGCATCTGCAAGAAGTGCTGCtgcaagaagaagaagaacaagaaggagAAGGGCAAAGGCATGAAGAATGCCATGAACATGAAGGACATGAAGTCAGGCAACCAG GACGACGACGACGCAGAAACGGGTCTGACAGAGGGGgaaggtgaggaagaggagaaggagccGGAGaacctgggcaagctgcagtTCTCACTGGACTATGATTTCCAGGCAAACCAG CTCACAGTGGGGATCCTCCAAGCTGCCGAACTGCCAGCCTTGGATATGGGTGGCACCTCAGACCCCTACGTCAAGGTGTTTCTGCTCCctgacaagaagaaaaagtatgAGACCAAAGTGCAGAAGAAGACACTCAACCCTGCCTTCAATGAGACCTTCACCTTCAAG GTGCCCTACCAGGAGCTGGGTGGGAAGACGCTGGTGATGGCCATCTACGACTTTGATCGCTTCTCCAAGCATGACATCATCGGTGAGGTGAAGGTGCCCATGAACACAGTGGACCTGGGCCAGCCCATCGAGGAGTGGCGGGACCTGCAGAGTGGCGAGAAGGAGGAG ccagagaAGCTGGGAGATATCTGCATCTCCCTCCGGTACGTGCCCACAGCCGGGAAGCTCACTGTCTGCATCCTGGAAGCCAAGAACCTGAAGAAGATGGATGTTGGGGGCCTCTCAG ATCCCTACGTGAAGATCCACCTGCTGCAGAATGGCAAGAGgttgaagaagaagaagaccaCAGTCAAGAAGAAGACCCTGAACCCCTACTTCAATGAGTCTTTCAGCTTTGAGATCCCCTTTGAGCAGATACAG AAAGTGCAAGTGGTCATCACAGTGCTGGACTACGACAAGCTGGGGAAGAACGAAGCCATCGGCAAGATCTTCACAGGCTTGAACTCCACC